The Burkholderia pyrrocinia genome has a segment encoding these proteins:
- a CDS encoding S-(hydroxymethyl)glutathione dehydrogenase/class III alcohol dehydrogenase, whose protein sequence is MKTKAAIAWKAGAPLTIEEVDLEGPRAGEVLIEVKATGICHTDYYTLSGADPEGIFPAILGHEGAGVVVDVGPGVGTVRKGDHVIPLYTPECRECKFCLSRKTNLCQKIRATQGKGLMPDATSRFSLDGKPLFHYMGTSTFSNYIVVPEIAVAKVREDAPFDKICYIGCGVTTGVGAVVYSAKVEAGANVVVFGLGGIGLNVIQGAKMVGADKIIGVDINPKRVELAKKFGMTHFINPNEVENVVDHIVQLTDGGADYSFECVGNVKLMRQALECTHKGWGQSFIIGVAAAGEEISTRPFQLVTGREWKGSAFGGARGRTDVPKIVDWYMEGKINIDDLITHTLPLERINEGFDLMKQGESIRSVVLY, encoded by the coding sequence ATGAAAACGAAAGCCGCGATTGCATGGAAGGCGGGCGCACCGCTGACGATCGAGGAAGTCGATCTCGAAGGGCCGCGCGCCGGCGAAGTGCTGATCGAAGTGAAGGCGACGGGCATCTGCCACACCGACTACTACACGCTGTCGGGTGCCGATCCGGAAGGCATCTTCCCGGCGATCCTCGGCCATGAAGGCGCGGGCGTGGTGGTCGACGTCGGCCCGGGCGTCGGCACCGTGAGGAAGGGCGACCACGTGATTCCGCTCTACACGCCGGAATGCCGCGAGTGCAAGTTCTGCCTGTCGCGCAAGACCAACCTGTGCCAGAAGATCCGCGCGACGCAGGGCAAGGGCCTGATGCCCGACGCGACGTCGCGCTTCTCGCTCGACGGCAAGCCGCTGTTCCACTACATGGGCACGTCGACGTTCTCGAACTACATCGTCGTGCCGGAGATCGCGGTCGCGAAGGTGCGCGAGGACGCGCCGTTCGACAAGATCTGCTACATCGGCTGCGGCGTGACGACGGGCGTCGGCGCGGTCGTCTACTCGGCGAAGGTCGAGGCCGGTGCGAACGTCGTCGTGTTCGGCCTCGGCGGGATCGGCCTGAACGTGATCCAGGGCGCGAAGATGGTCGGCGCGGACAAGATCATCGGCGTCGACATCAACCCGAAGCGCGTCGAGCTCGCGAAGAAGTTCGGGATGACGCACTTCATCAACCCGAACGAAGTCGAGAACGTCGTCGACCACATCGTGCAGCTGACCGACGGCGGCGCCGACTACTCGTTCGAATGCGTCGGCAACGTGAAGCTGATGCGCCAGGCGCTCGAGTGCACGCACAAGGGCTGGGGCCAGTCGTTCATCATCGGCGTGGCCGCGGCCGGCGAGGAAATCAGCACGCGTCCGTTCCAGCTGGTGACGGGCCGCGAGTGGAAGGGCTCGGCGTTCGGCGGCGCGCGCGGCCGCACCGACGTGCCGAAGATCGTCGACTGGTACATGGAAGGCAAGATCAACATCGACGACCTGATCACGCACACGCTGCCGCTCGAGCGGATCAACGAAGGCTTCGACCTGATGAAGCAGGGCGAGTCGATCCGCTCGGTCGTGCTGTACTGA
- a CDS encoding FGGY family carbohydrate kinase: MRLLGIDLGTGSVKLVTLDADGVERAVASEPYALSSPQPGWAEIAPDAWWQALVRAAARLPAGERAQVVAIGFSGQMHGVVLIDADGQPVRPALLWPDTRAVHEADAAGWPGAGLPVAGTPAAPNPVAPGMAGPLLRWLAAHEPAALRAARWAVQPKDWLRIALGGDVAADPSDACATALATPDGAWDTPLIDALGLPTDRFAPVLASTARCGVLGAQAAAALGLPAGVPLATGAADTACAALGSGLAAAGDALLTTGSGGQIVVLADALPPARRGLHRYRAAAGGGYYTMAAMQNVGLALEAVRGWLGYSGWADAYDDAFAQPASERLCFLPYLTGERSPWMNPDARGGWLGLGLGDTRGAMMRAAFEGVAFALRAGLDAIRDADRRDPVTTLRLAGGGSVDPRWRQLLADALGAALHAIDCPNAATRGAALLAGVAIGHWRDDALHALAPAASPVAAPRDDRLLAARHARFVDLYARTDAWFTTGV; encoded by the coding sequence GCGAGCGAACCCTATGCGTTGTCGTCGCCGCAGCCCGGCTGGGCCGAGATTGCGCCCGACGCGTGGTGGCAGGCGCTCGTGCGCGCGGCCGCGCGGCTGCCGGCCGGCGAGCGCGCGCAGGTCGTGGCGATCGGCTTCTCCGGCCAGATGCATGGCGTCGTGCTGATCGATGCGGACGGGCAGCCGGTGCGGCCCGCGCTGCTGTGGCCCGACACGCGCGCGGTGCACGAAGCGGACGCGGCCGGCTGGCCCGGCGCCGGATTGCCCGTCGCGGGAACGCCCGCCGCTCCGAACCCGGTCGCGCCGGGGATGGCGGGCCCGCTGTTGCGCTGGCTGGCCGCGCACGAACCCGCTGCGCTGCGCGCCGCGCGCTGGGCCGTGCAGCCGAAGGACTGGTTGCGCATCGCGCTCGGCGGCGACGTTGCCGCCGATCCGAGCGATGCGTGCGCGACCGCGCTCGCGACGCCCGACGGTGCATGGGATACGCCATTGATCGACGCGCTCGGCTTGCCGACCGACCGGTTTGCGCCGGTCCTTGCGTCGACTGCGCGCTGCGGCGTACTCGGCGCGCAGGCGGCCGCGGCGCTCGGCCTGCCTGCCGGCGTGCCGCTGGCGACGGGCGCGGCCGACACCGCATGCGCGGCGCTCGGCAGCGGGCTCGCTGCGGCCGGCGACGCGCTGCTGACGACGGGCAGCGGCGGGCAGATCGTCGTGCTCGCGGATGCGCTGCCGCCCGCGCGGCGCGGGCTGCATCGCTATCGCGCGGCGGCCGGCGGCGGTTATTACACGATGGCCGCGATGCAGAACGTCGGGCTCGCGCTCGAAGCCGTGCGCGGCTGGCTCGGCTATTCGGGATGGGCGGATGCGTATGACGATGCGTTCGCGCAACCGGCTTCCGAGCGGTTGTGTTTCCTGCCCTACCTGACCGGCGAGCGTTCGCCGTGGATGAACCCCGATGCGCGCGGCGGCTGGCTCGGCCTCGGGCTCGGCGACACGCGCGGCGCGATGATGCGCGCCGCGTTCGAAGGCGTCGCGTTCGCGTTGCGCGCGGGGCTCGATGCGATCCGCGATGCGGATCGTCGCGACCCGGTGACGACGCTGCGTCTCGCGGGCGGCGGCTCGGTCGATCCGCGCTGGCGCCAGTTGCTTGCCGATGCGCTCGGCGCGGCGCTGCACGCGATCGATTGCCCGAATGCCGCGACGCGCGGCGCCGCGCTGCTCGCGGGCGTCGCGATCGGACACTGGCGCGACGATGCGTTGCACGCGCTGGCGCCGGCCGCATCGCCGGTCGCCGCGCCGCGCGACGATCGCCTGCTGGCCGCGCGCCACGCACGCTTCGTCGATCTGTACGCGCGCACGGATGCATGGTTCACGACGGGCGTTTAA